The following is a genomic window from Deinococcus sp. LM3.
CGGGCGGGGCGGGCGGGAGGGGTGCGCGCAGTGCCCACAGCGCGCCCCACGCCAGCGCGGCGCCCAGCAGGGCGGTCAACCAGGGGTGTCGGCGCATCAGGGCATTCACCGGCCCAGCGTATCCATTCCCGGCGGTTCGCCGGCCCTGCGGCGCGTCACGGCCCGGACGGGAGGCGCCGCCCGCTGCCGATCACGGGGACCGCGGCGGCGCGGCCCGTTCCGTTGCGGGCGGTTCAGGTGCGGCTCCTGTCGCGGCGGGCTCCGGCACGGGTGGAGGGAGGGTGCTCAGGACAGCGGTGGTGCCCAGCACCGTCACGAGCAGCAGCGCCTCGCGCGCCAGGGCGACCCGCGCCTGCGGTGAGCGGGCCGCGAACGCCCGGCGGACCAGCACGGCCGCGCCGACGGCCAGAGCGACCAGCGTCACCTTGACCAGCAGCGTCTGCCCGTACAGGGTGCCGGTCCACTGCGCGGGCGTGCGCAGGTGCTCGCCCGCCATCAGTAGCCCCGTGCCGGCCAGGACGATCACGCTGCCCAGCGCGGCCGGCGTGAAGCGCCGCGCGAGCGCCGTCGTGAGCGGCCGGGTCGTCACGATGGCCAGCACGCCTCCTGCCCACACGGACATGGCCAGCAGGTGCGCGGCGTGCAGCCCCCGCACCCAGGGGCCGTGCCCCGCGCCGTGCCCGGTACCCGCCGCGCCCCAGGCAAGCAGCAGCGCCGCGCCCAGCACCGGCCAGCGCGGGCGGCTGCCCAGTTCGGCGGCCAGCAGCAGCAGCGCGCCGATCAGGCCGCCCAGCATGGCCCGGCCGGTGGAGGTGCCGGTCAGGTAGTCGAGCAGGTCGGCGGGAGCGGTGAAACCCAGCGCGCCCAGGGTCAGGCTGACCTGCCCGAGCCAGCCGAGGAGCAGCAGGCCCAGGCCCGCGCCCAGCACCCGCAGGGGCGGGTGGCCCGGCGTGAGCCAGCGGCGGGTCAGCGCCCCGCCCAGCAGCAGCGCCACGCCCGCGAAGCCCAGGGCGGCCAGCACGGCGTTCACGCGGGGCGACCCTTCACCGGACGCGGAAGCTGCTGTGGCCCGAGACGGGGTGCCCGTCCTCGGAGAGGATCTTCCAGGCGATCACGTACGCGCCGGGTTTCAGGTCGGCGCGCAGCGGCACGGTCACGCGGGCCGCCAGGGCGGGAAGGGTCGCGGCGCGGTTCACGAGGCAGGCGCTGCCGGGCTTCTCGGCCAGGGCGAGCGCGGCGGCGGCCTGGGCGGTCTTCCCGGCGGGCACGGCCATCACCCGGAAGGTGGAAAAGCGCGTCTCGACCGCCTCGTTGAAGGTCAGGGTCACGGAGGCCGGGGCGGCCACGGTGGCGTTCAGGGCGGGCGTGACGCCCGTGACGGCCGTGTGCGCGCCCGCCAGAGACAGGCTGAGCGCGGCGAGCAGTGGGGTGAATCGGTGCATGGGAACCCTCCTGGGTGGGTCGAGGGGGAGGGCGGCCGCGCGCGGCGCACCCTCCCGGCCATGGTTACTTGGGGCCGTACTTACTTGACGGTGGTGCGGCCGGCCGGGCCCCTGGCGGGGTCGGCATCGTCCCACGCCACCACGCTGCCGTCACTGTACGTCTGGTACACCTTCCAGACCAGTTCGCCAGCCTGCGCCGGGTTGCGCGCCTGGAAGAAGAACCGGGCGTACTCCATGGGCGCCACGCGGCCCTTCCAGACGACCTCGGTCACCAGGCCGTCGGCGTTCTTCGTAACGGTGCGGGTGAAGCCGGGCGTCACCTGGAAGCGGCTGACGCTGACACCGGCCGGAATGACCAGCCGGATCTGGGTGGTGGCGATCTCCTTCTCGGTGGGGACGTTCAGGCGGTACGTCTCGCTCTTGCCGGCGGCGGACTCGCTGAGGCCAGCCTCGGTGCGGACGGTGGCGTGCGCGGCGGCCACGGAAATCAGGGCGGCGGCGGACAGGGAAAGCATGGAACGGATCAGGGTCTTCATGGGGTTCTCCTTGAACAGGGCAGGCCCTGCGGGCAGAGGCCTGCGGAATGGCAGGGGCCTACGGAATGGCAGAAGCCTGCGGAATGAGAGTGGCGAGCCGGAGGCTTCACACGCGTTCCGGTCGGGTGGAGGCGCGGGGCCTTGCCGTTCAGGTGGGCGCGGGTGAGCACGGCGGCGCAGGTGAGCAGGGCGGCGCGGGCTACGAGTGCCCGTCCGCAGCCGTCGGGGACGACTGACGGTGGTGCAGCGGCTCAGGCGCCGGTCAGACCGGTGGGGAACGCCGGATTCGGTATCGCCGCGCTCAGCCCAGGGCGGGGGGCGCGCGCGGGTCCGCGTGGCGGACGGCAGAAACGGCCGGTCCGGCAGGGCGGACGGCCGCAGGAGCGACCGGGGCGGTCGCAGGGGAAGGACAGTGGCGGGCGCGGCAGTCAGCGCGAAGCCGGCCGTCAGGCAGAAGGGACAGTGGGGGGCCACGTGATCCGCGTGGGTGGGCGGGGCGTTCGGGGCGGCGTCGGTCGGGGCGTGCCCCGCATGGCTGGCTGGCGCGTGACTGCCCGGCGTACGGCTCCCAGATACGTGATCGGCAGCCCCGTGATCCCCGTGATCGGCAACCCCGTGACCGGGCATGTGGTCGGCCGCATGATCGGTCTGGAGCTGGGCGGCGCTGCCTGCCGGGGCCGACGCCTGGAGCGCGGACTGGCTCACGACGGGCTGGCTGACGGGGGGCGGGGTCAGGCCCAGACCGCCCGCGCCGGGGGTGCGGGTCAGGTGCATCAGGGACGCCACGAGCGTCAGCAGGACCAGCACGCACCGCTCCACGGCACGGACCGTGAAGGGAGAATGTGCGCGCCGGGAGTGCATCGCGGGTCACGATAGCGCGACGCCCAGGTGAGAATGTCCTGCGCAGCGTCCGGCAGCGCGAGGCCCGGCCTTCCGGTGCAGTTCAGGTACGGGCATGGGGGGGCCGTTCCTCCGTAGACTACAGACCGGTCGGGCCGGCACGGTCCGAGGACGACGCGCAGAACTGGAGGGGGACAGTTTCGGGTGAAGCCTGGACAGCGGCGCACCTGTGTCGAGAGGAGGCACATGAGATGAACAGACAACGGACCTTACCGCCCGGTGCCTGCGCGGCGGACGTGACATGGGACTGATGACGGCGGCCGTGGCGCTGCCGTTCCTGATGGCGGCCGTGTGCGCGGCGCTGGCCGGACGGCTGGGCCGCGCGACGGGCGTGCTGGCGGCGCTGGCGTTCGTGCCGGCGCTACTGCTGGCCTCCCGCACGGGCGGCGATCCGCTGAGCGAGACGACCCGCTGGGTGCCGGACCTGGGCCTGAACCTGGTGTTCCGCGGGGACGGGTTCTCGCTGATGTTCGCGGTGCTGATCGGCGTGATCGGCACGCTGGCGAGCCTGTACTCGGTGACGTACCTGTCGGACCGTGAGCGCTTCGGGCGGTTCTACCCGTACCTGCTGGCGTTCGGCGGGTCGATGCTGGGGCTGGTCCTGAGTGACAACCTCGCGGCGCTGTTCGCGTTCTGGGAGATGACCAGCGTCACGAGTTTCCTGCTGATCGGCCTGTGGCACACCCGCAGTTCGGCGCGTGACGGGGCGGTCAAGGCCTTCCTGATCAGCGCGCTGGGCGGCCTGGCGCTGCTGGCGGCCGTGGTGATGCTGGGACTGGCGGGCGGCAGCGCGCAACTGTCGCAGCTGGACCTGGACGCGGTGCGGGCCTCACCGCTGTTCGTGCCGGCGCTGCTGCTGACCGTGCTGGCCGCCGCGACGAAGTCCGCGCAGCTGCCGTTCCACCTGTGGTTGCCGACGGCCATGGAAGCCCCGACGCCCGTGTCGGCGTTCCTGCACTCGGCGACGATGGTCAAGGCGGGCGTGCTGCTGGTCGCGAAGTTCGGGTTGATCTTCTCGGTGAGTCCGCTCTGGAGTGGGCTGCTGGTGCCGCTGGGACTGGCGACCATGGTGTGGGGCGCGTGGCTGGCGCTGCGGCAGAACGACCTCAAGGCGCTGCTGGCGTACTCGACGGTGTCGCAGCTGGGCCTGCTGGTCAGTCTGTACGGCGTGGCGGACGCCGAGGGCCGTTTCGCGGCGACGACGCACCTGCTGAACCACGCGGCGTTCAAGGCGGCGCTGTTCTTCGTGGTGGGCATCATCGATCACGAGACCGGCACGCGGGACGTGCGGCGCCTGTCGGGCCTGCGCCGGGCGCTGCCGGTCACGTTCGCCGTGGCCGCGCTGGCGGCCCTGAGCATGGCGGGCCTGCCGCCGCTGGGCGGCTTCCTGAGCAAGGAACTGTTCTACGAGACCATGTGGCACCAGGGACCGCTGTTCCTGGTGGTGGCGGTCGCCGGGGGCGCGCTGACCTTCGCGTACAGCGCGCGGCTGCTGCGGGTGTTCACTGGTGAGTTGCGCGCCCCGAAGGTGCCGCACGAGGCGGGCGCGGGCCTGACGGTCCCGGCGGCGCTGCTGGCCGGCGCGGCCCTGCTGATGGGTCTGTGGCCGGCCCTGACCGAGACGCTGACCCGCACGGCGCAGACGGCGCTGGCGTTCGGGTCGTACGGGGGGCACATCCGCTGGTGGCATGGCGTGACGCCCGCCCTGCTGGGCACGCTGGTCACCTGGGCGCTGGGCGCGGCGCTGGTGTGGCGCGCGCCGGCCGTGCAGCGCCTGCAGGAACGCCTGACGCCGCTGTGGAACGCCAACCTGTCGTACGTGCTGATCCTGACGCTGCTGAACACCCTGGCGAGCCGCGTGATCGCGCGCACGCAGGGGCTGGCGCTGCCGGACCAGCTGCGCCTGAGCCTGGGCGCGTCCGCCCTGATCGGCGGGTACGCCGTGTGGCAGGCCCCGCAGGTACTGCCCCGGCTGGAGGCCGTGCCGCTCGAGGCGCTGCCGGTCGCGGCGCTGCTCGTGGCGGGCGCGGTGGGCGTGGCCCTGTCCCGCAACCGCCTGACGGCGGTCGTCCTGACCGGCCTGACCGGGTTCGGGAGCGCCGTGTCGTTCCTGCTGATGCGCGCCCCGGACCTCGCGCTGACGCAGCTGCTGGTCGAGACGGTCACGGTGATCCTGTTCCTGCTGGTGTTCCGGTTCCTGCCGGGCGTGCGGGACCTGCCGCGCACCCGCGGCCGCCTGGGCCTGGACCTGCTGCTCTCGGCGGGCGCGGCGGTGGGAGCCACGCTGCTGGTCATGGCCAGCCTGCGCTTCCTGGCGCCGCCGATCTCGCCGTACTACCTGCTCAACTCGTACAAGGAGGGCGGC
Proteins encoded in this region:
- the mbhE gene encoding hydrogen gas-evolving membrane-bound hydrogenase subunit E; protein product: MGLMTAAVALPFLMAAVCAALAGRLGRATGVLAALAFVPALLLASRTGGDPLSETTRWVPDLGLNLVFRGDGFSLMFAVLIGVIGTLASLYSVTYLSDRERFGRFYPYLLAFGGSMLGLVLSDNLAALFAFWEMTSVTSFLLIGLWHTRSSARDGAVKAFLISALGGLALLAAVVMLGLAGGSAQLSQLDLDAVRASPLFVPALLLTVLAAATKSAQLPFHLWLPTAMEAPTPVSAFLHSATMVKAGVLLVAKFGLIFSVSPLWSGLLVPLGLATMVWGAWLALRQNDLKALLAYSTVSQLGLLVSLYGVADAEGRFAATTHLLNHAAFKAALFFVVGIIDHETGTRDVRRLSGLRRALPVTFAVAALAALSMAGLPPLGGFLSKELFYETMWHQGPLFLVVAVAGGALTFAYSARLLRVFTGELRAPKVPHEAGAGLTVPAALLAGAALLMGLWPALTETLTRTAQTALAFGSYGGHIRWWHGVTPALLGTLVTWALGAALVWRAPAVQRLQERLTPLWNANLSYVLILTLLNTLASRVIARTQGLALPDQLRLSLGASALIGGYAVWQAPQVLPRLEAVPLEALPVAALLVAGAVGVALSRNRLTAVVLTGLTGFGSAVSFLLMRAPDLALTQLLVETVTVILFLLVFRFLPGVRDLPRTRGRLGLDLLLSAGAAVGATLLVMASLRFLAPPISPYYLLNSYKEGGGKNVVNVILVDFRGFDTLGEITVVAVVALAVGALVRLGRPGQAPPEVDAEQLAAPAPRSKP
- a CDS encoding DUF1775 domain-containing protein, coding for MKTLIRSMLSLSAAALISVAAAHATVRTEAGLSESAAGKSETYRLNVPTEKEIATTQIRLVIPAGVSVSRFQVTPGFTRTVTKNADGLVTEVVWKGRVAPMEYARFFFQARNPAQAGELVWKVYQTYSDGSVVAWDDADPARGPAGRTTVK
- a CDS encoding copper resistance CopC family protein translates to MHRFTPLLAALSLSLAGAHTAVTGVTPALNATVAAPASVTLTFNEAVETRFSTFRVMAVPAGKTAQAAAALALAEKPGSACLVNRAATLPALAARVTVPLRADLKPGAYVIAWKILSEDGHPVSGHSSFRVR
- a CDS encoding CopD family protein, which produces MNAVLAALGFAGVALLLGGALTRRWLTPGHPPLRVLGAGLGLLLLGWLGQVSLTLGALGFTAPADLLDYLTGTSTGRAMLGGLIGALLLLAAELGSRPRWPVLGAALLLAWGAAGTGHGAGHGPWVRGLHAAHLLAMSVWAGGVLAIVTTRPLTTALARRFTPAALGSVIVLAGTGLLMAGEHLRTPAQWTGTLYGQTLLVKVTLVALAVGAAVLVRRAFAARSPQARVALAREALLLVTVLGTTAVLSTLPPPVPEPAATGAAPEPPATERAAPPRSP